The following is a genomic window from candidate division WOR-3 bacterium.
ATAGTAAGTAGGAGCGGTTTCCCAACCGCGATCAATCGCCGCTGGAAGCGGCTCCTACATCACAACATTACATCAAAATTGCGAAAATATAGGGCAAACCTTCAGAGCCTGCCCCGAACCTTGTTTCGGGTCTGCCTTTAATCAATAAAAACGCGATTACGGACTGAATTCTTCATTCTCCGAGCGATAATTACCAAAAACTGATATTCCACCTATCGCATAGATTTTATTATTCACGACACCGACTGCCAGTGCCCTTCTTGGTGTAGGCATTGCAGGCTTTGTTGTCCAGGTATTTGAATTGGGGTCATATTCTTCATTTAACGAAAGGAAATTTTTACCATCAAATCCGCCGATTGCATATATCTTGCCATTAACAACGCCAACTGCCAAACCACCCCTTTTTAAAGACATATCAGTCTTTGTCTCCCAGGTATTCGTTGCCGGGTCATAGACCTCAACGACTGAAAGATAACCACTATCATTGGCACCACCAATAACATAAATTTTCCCATTCACCACCCCAACACCAACCCATGCCCGCAAGGTCGGCATTGGTGCTCTTGTAAACCACTGGTTTATTCCCGGGTCGTATACTTCATTCGTTCCCAGATAATTTCCATTCGCATAACCACCGATCGCATAGATTTTATTGTCAACGACCGCAATGCCAAGACATTCCCGCGGAAATGACATCGGCGCCTTCGTTGTCCAGGTATCGGTTTGTGGGTCATACATTTCATTTGTGGAAAGTGCTCCACCGTTTTCACCACCAATTACATAGATTTTGCCATTTACTACTGCCGCGCCAGCTCCGTACCTTGGGGTGGGCATAGGACTTTTTGTCGTCCAGGAATCAATCATTGGGTCATATACTTCATTCTTATCGCAGTAGTAGGTATATTTACTGTATCCACCTATCGCATATAATTTTCCATCAACAACCCCTATTCCAAGACCATCCCTTTTCGTCGGCATCTCTGCCCTTTTTACCCATGGTCCACCAACTCCCGTGATTACAATCTGTGCAGGAGATGACCAACCTGAAGTATCACCATTTACATCTATTGCCTGTGCCCTGACCAAATATATATCCGGTGTGCTCCAGGAATGTCGTGCGGTTGTTGACTCGCCTGACCCAACAAAATCAGTCCATTCCGATATCACACCATCACCCCAATCAAACCTAAGTGCAACATTATCTTCATCAATATCTATTGCGGCCGAAGAAAAATTATAAAAAGAATCAACCAATCCACTTTCTGGTCCGGAAGGAGTCACCGGTATCATAGGGCAATTATTTTTGCCACCACAGGCAATTATTACCAATAAAATGGCAACAATGTATGAATATTGAGAAAATCCTGCCATAATTACCTCCTATTAGATTATAACAATTTTTTGTGAAAAATTTGTGAAAAAATGCAAAAGATAATAATCTTCAATATCACTGGACAATTAGAACAGGAATTTATTTTCAATAATCATAGTATTTTAAACACCAAAATTTCAACCACAAGATTGAAATCAGGGGTTTATTTTATACAAATCTATGCCGAAGATATACATCAAATCAAGAAATTGATTATTATTAGATAAATACACTAATACTTTAATTAGTGAATTTGCTTCGGTTCTCACATACCCTGCGGAAGTGATAACCCTGGATTGATATTGTTACAGCAGTTGGAAATAAAGTCGGGCTTTTGAACAAGGTCCAGAAAAACAATAGCCAGAAATAACGAAAATAAACCAGTTTCAGTCTTATTTTCCAGCCTTTCTGGAAAAAGTATTATGCTTTATTGCCGTACCAGCATCTAAGCCCATCCACCAAAAACCATTTTTTAATATCCCCAGACTTCCTGGAGATATACGGTTCTTCTACAGGATGGACACAAAAATCTTAAATGTTCACTACGGTATGGTGGTGGAGAAGGCATTTTGGGCATCGCCTCCTCACCGAATTCTTGTGATAATACCAAAAATAGATTGGGATTGGCATAGGCAAGTTCGCCAACCCGGCGGGCAATCCATAATAGATGCGCCCTTGTAGTAATTACCTCACCACACCGTTCACACAAAATCAATTCTTTCTCAATCGCATTCTCATAACCTTCTTTCTTGATCTGCGCCAGGTCATATTCCTGGGTGTGATAGATCCCCTCTTTTGTTGTGCAATATGCAACACACTGACCACAATATATACAACGCTCCTGATAATGGATCTCCCGGCGCACTCTTTTGATTTTATCATCAATCTGGGCACGGGCATTTGCCGGACATACCTCAACGCAGGCACCGCATAAAATGCACTTATCAAAATTGAACTCTATCTTTCCCCGAAATCTTTTCGCCGCGGGCGAAGGTTTAAACGGAAATTTACTTGTATAAGGACCTTTAAATATCGCCCTTATTGCCTCACCAAGTTCCCTCAATTTTGGCTTACGCATCTTGCCTCCCGGATATTCTTGCAAGGCTAAAGCCTTGCCTTACATTATTTTTCTTATTCACCCTTATTCTCACCTCTTAACCCTTTTTCTTCTATCTGCTCTCCACCCAACTTCTCAGCACCGTATCTATCAATGATTGACTCTTTCCAGAGTTTTATTCCATAATGAAGAGAACCCTTTAATAAGGCATGAGCACCAACAGGATTGGTCAAAAGCAAGAATACACCACAGATTAACGCCTTTATACCCGTCTGGGAAAAGCCATAAAGCAAGAATATACCAATCATTAAACCGAATGAACCAAGGGTAACACATTTTGTAGAAGTCTGGAGACGATTGTAAATATCAGGGAATCGGACAAGTCCCACGGTTCCTAACAAATTAAACAAAATTCCAATCCAGATTATTATCCAGCCAATCGGGCTAATCATCTAAACTCCTTCTTTCCAGATACTTTGCAAGGGCAAGGGTGCCAATAAAACTGAACAAGGCGATGATGATTGCCAGATCCATTAGATAAGGCAGGTTATAGAAGATTGCAGTGAGGGCGGTAATATTTACAAATATCGTTCCCATAATATCCACACCCACGGCACGGTCCGGAATTGTCGGACCCTGCTGAATTCTATATAAACATAAGAACGCACTGAAGGTAAGAACTATAAACATCAGAATCATAATACACTCCTCATTGAATGCCAAATAAATCGAGCAAATGCACTTTTCTCTATAAATCCCAAATCCCAAGCATCAAATCCCAAACAAATCACGAATTTCAATAATCTAAATGAAATGTCGTTGTTTGTTGGTTGCGAAAAGCGATTCGTCTGTAGTTGGTCGTAACACGAAACCGCTTTTCTAAACCTTAGCGCATTTCGCAACCGTAAAACGCTTGAACATCTTTTCGGATTTCGGGTGCTAATCAAATATCCTCCTCAAAAATCGCTCAAATGGTCGGGCAATAATCTTTGATGCATTCTCAATATCGGTTGCCTGAACATAAATCCAGTGGATGTAGAGATAATCTCCATCTATATCCACGGTCATCGTTCCTGGGGTAAGGGTAATTGAGTTCGCCAAAAATACTTTTCCGGTATCGGATTTCAGATTCGTCTTAATCTTAACAATACCTGGTTTCAATGGTCTCTGGGGATGGAGTGTCCGGTATGCTACATCAAGGTTTGCTTTGATCATATACCATATAAATACAGGAACATAAATTATCAACCAGAATAATCTATGCGGCTGGAGCAATTTTTGTGGCTTATCAGTAAAATAACCACCAAATAATATCGTTCCTAAAAGAACTACAATCACACCCGCAATAATATGGTCTAAATTAGTTGTCAAAGTTAATAAGAGCCATAGCCCAAAGCCAATTACAAAATAAATTACATATTTCATAGGAACCATCCTTTTTCAACCTTATTTACCCTTCTTAACCCTTCTTCACCCATCTTCCGTGGAAGCATCATACCTCCCTTCACCCTCACCCTGAAATGAATTCGGGGCAGGCTCTTAATCCTCTCCCTTCAAGGGATAGGGAATGGCGGAATGGTTTCATTAAAATCCTCCCAATATCAGATTGATGTATTCAGTTCCTCTGAGCAATGCCTCAGCCGCCGGTTGTATCACAAAATCCATCATTGGTTTATACCCAATTCCCAAGAGAATAATTAAAATGACCAAAAATACCATTGCCACACGCATAAGGAATGGAGATTCTTTAGCCTCTACCCCATTTTTCTTCAAATACACATTGTTTTCAATCTTTAGCAAATAGCCAAGTGTAACACCGCTGAATCCAATTGCCACGATTGCAAGCCACAAGAACCCTTGTTTTATCGCACCAATGGCGATTAAAAATTTTGCGAAGAACCCCACAAGTGGTGGAAGTCCTATCAAAGACAAAGCACCAAATCTAAAACTCCAGGCAGTTGTCGGCATTCTCTCACCCAGACCACCCAGTTTATTAATATCCCTCGTGCCGGTTGCATATACTACAGAACCTGATGTTAAAAATAGTAAGCCTTTGGCAAGTGCATGGGCAAGGATATATAGTATTGCACCCGCAACACCATAAAAATTACCAACCCCTAAACCAAGCATTATATAACCCACCTGGGAAACCGTAGAATATCCTAACAGGCGTTTATAATCGTTCTGGTTTAGTGCAGTAACTCCTGCGAAGATTATTGATAAAAGCCCCAAGCCAATGAGAATATTAAAGAAGAAAGGCGCATTTTCGCGATTGAGACCGAATATATTAAAAATAAACCGGGCACTTGTATAAACTCCAAGGACTTTGATAAACACACCAGAAAGTAGACTCGATATTGGTGCAGGTGCTGCCGGATGGGCATCAGGAAGCCAGAAATGGAATGGCACAAGTGCTGCCTTTACTGAAAAAGCAAAGAGCAAGAGTGATAGAATTGACCAGTAGAATGCCGAATCCTTTATTGATTGCAAAGAAAGGGCGATATCCGCAAGGTTCAATGTTGAAGTCTTGGCATAAATCAATGCTATCGTCAAAAGAAGTGTCATACCGGCGATTTCGCCCATAACCATATATTTAAAAGAAGCCTCAAGTTCTTCTGCTTCTATACCGAAACTCACAAGGGCATAAGAAGCGATTGCAGAGATTTCTATCCAGACAAACATATTGAATAAATCACCGGTTACCGAAATACCCATTAAACCGGTAGTAATCAACATATATAATGTCCAGAATTTCCATTGACCTGTATAATGGTTCAAATAGCGGATTGCAAAAAGGGCACCAGAAAACACGACAATTGAAATCACCAGTGTCATAAATGCCGATAGGGCATCAAAACTGAATACGATACCGATCGGCGGTGGCCAGTTACCAAATTTATAAACGAGCATCGGAAATCCCTGGATTACTGCAATTCCATATAACGAAAGAACAAATAATAAAAAAGTAGTAATATTGCCAATAATTGGTGCAAATGGTTTCCATAATTTAGAGAGAAGAGGTATGAGGAAGGCAGATAACAAAGGTATAGCAATTAAAAGTGGTAGAAAGGTCATGCTCTCCTCCTTATTAAAAGGGAGAAGAGGGGAAAAAACGGGTAAAGAGGGGAAAACGCGGCTTGATATAATATTTTAATCATGCCGTTACCTCCAATTTCTTTTTGGTGAGTGATTGAATTAATCTCATCAGGAGATAATCTGTCCGCACAATTAAATTATTGAGAACTGCATATTCTCTATTATTAATGAGATTATCCTCAAGACAATCATCAACATCGCCAGAAAGTTCACCAAGAGAACCTTGGGCAATTGAAAGATGATGAATGTAATCACCAATTGAACTTCTCTTGTATCCTTCCTGAATATTCTGCTTTATAGACCTTGGGAATTTTTTGGTAATTTCATATACTAATTTCCTCAATTCACAAGCATTTTTCCATACAATTAACTTGGTATATCCCTTGACCATTAAGCCTTTCACTCCTTTTCCCCCATTCATCTCTTTTCTTCCTTCTTCACCCATACCTTTTTCAACTATCCCTTTTTTACCCCTTTTCAACCTTATTTTCCCTTCTTCACCCATTCTTGTTAGCCCTTTAACTTCTTTATCTCACTCACATCAAATGTCTTGAACTTTTCGTATATTCGGACGATGAAGGATAGGAGCAGGGCGGTTGTTCCAAGACCAATCACAATTGCGGTAAGAACAAGTGCCTGGGGGACCGGGTCAACAAAATTATGAGGCATATCAAGTTTCGTTATGATTGGTGCAATCGCGCCCTTTTTAAAACCAATTAATGCAAAGAGCAAATTCACGGCATACTCCATTATTGCAAATCCAATCGCAATCTTTATTAAATTGCGCTTTGCAACAACTGCATACAAACCAATTAGAAATAAAATCATACAACTTGCGAAAACAACCATCAGTCCTCCTTATTATATCGTCTACCGTTTACCGCTGACCGTTGACCGACATCATAATTGTGCGTACCTTTTACCGTTGACCGTTTACCGTTAACCGATTGCTCAAGTTTAATCAACATAGGAGAAATACGAATGCAAATTTCGCGGAGATTTTCATAAATATTCTGACTTATGAGCTTACGCCTTTTCAAAAGCGTTATCATTGGGATACATTCACGGTCGGATGTTAGTGTTATCTTGTAGTAATGCTTTTTCTCTCTATTAGAAATCTTACCACTGCCTTCAGCAATATTGCTCACAATAGAAAGTGCGGTACGTCTGAAATTGTCACCGAGCGAACTTTGCAATTGCCACGGTATTTTAGAAGTAATTTCAAAAACTTCGTCAACAAAATCAAGCGCAAGTTGATAGACATCAAGTTTTTCAAAATCAAAAACAAAATTTTTATAATCGGTAAACGGTTCACGGTTAACGTTTATCGGCTTTTCACTCATATCAGTCCTCCATTATATATTTCAATGCGGCAAGGGCAAGGAAAATAGATAATAGGCCAACCGAAACCTTTATACCGATCGCAATATTACATATTGGTATCAAACCAGCACTGAAAAGATGTAAGGGTTTACCGAGTCCAAAAATGGGTTCGTTCAAAAAGAATACACCTGCTACCAATAATCCCGTAAACGCTGCACCCCAGAAGAGCAGGGCACCGATACTTTCAAATACCGAACCAATCGTAGATAATCTTTTTTCTTTTTCCGCAGCACTTCCAAAAGAAAGGACCCGCAAAATTAATGCACCCGAAACAATAACGCCACCAGCAAAACCACCCCCTGGTGTTAAATGTCCATGCAAAATAATATAGATACCATACATAAATATGAAACCACTTACGAGATTTGTGATACGCCTAACGATAAGGCTCATAGCGCCTCCTATTTTCTTCCTGTTTTCCTCATCACCGCCAGTACTCCAATCACTGATGTGAATAGCACCGTTGCCTCACCGAGTGTATCAAGTCCGCGGAAATCAAGGATTACATCCGCAACAATGTTTGCACCACCAACTTTAGGTAAGCCCAATTTTATATATTCACTCGCCACCTTCATAATCGGCGAACCAAAAGGCGGCAAAGAGCTGAATATCCGTTCAATTATAATAATAAAAAGAATCACAAAAAATCCGTAAAAAACCAAGCCCGAAATTTGTGCGGGTGTGAATTTCTTATTCACAGTTTCGTCAATGTCTGTTGTTCTAAAGATTACGGCAACAAATATAATTACCGTAAGAATCTCTACTACTATCTGAACAATAGCAAGATCTGGTGCCTGGAGCAAAATAAACAGAATTGCCACAGAAAAACCAACTGCACCCACTGCTATCGCTGCCGCCAGTAAATCCTTTATTTCAATTGCGATGATTGCAGCAATAATCATAAAAACTAAAAATAGATATATCTCAATCATTATCTCACTCCTAACAGTAGCAATATTATCAATAGTCCTAAAAATATCCAGCCTATATATCCCTGTAACTCACCAGTGTGAATAGCAGAAAAGATGCTTCCAAGCGCAACTACAATCCGTGACAAAGCCTGGTAGGTTATGACAAAGAATTTATTTATCACTTCTCGGAAGAGAACTGAAAATCCTCCCGATACCCCACGTAGATAATTATAGAAATCAAATGCACCCTCTTCACCAAATTTGTAGGTTTTTTCTAACATATCAATTTGGTGAACAGATGAATAAAAATTTGGACCGGTAATTCTTGCCTCTTCTGTATCAAGAACCTCGCCTCCGACAAATATCTTTCCCTTCCGGGGTCTGAGTGCGGTTCCGAAAATAAAGATGATTAGTCCGATTCCAATGCCTGTAATCATCAAAATTGTGGTCAACCCCGCAGACCAGAATCCAATTGGGGCAATCTTCAAAAATGGCAGTGCGGGATAAATCAGCCTTGAAAGCGGTATTTGCTCCGCGAAAATGCCAAATATGATACACAAGAAGGCAAGTATTAATGTAGGTGTTACCATTTCAAATCGCACTTCTCGCACCTTATCAAATTCCATTGGCCTTTCACCTAAGAATAAAGAATGTATCATCTTCAAAAAAGATGCCAAAGTTAAAACACTTCCAAACATCGCAGCAACCAAGAATATAATCCATAAATTCGTTTCTTTATTCAATTCAATTATTCCCTGATATACCATCCATTTTGAATAAAAACCATTGAACGGTGGAACTCCGGAAATTGCAAATGCCGCCACAATAAAACAGAACGCTGTTAAAGGCATCCTTGTACCAAGACCACCAAGATGGTCAAGTTCGGTTGTGCGTGCACGATATTCAACCGAACCTGCAGACAAAAACAAACAGGCTTTGTATATTACGTTATTTATCATATGAAACAGCCCCCCTGCAACTGCCACTGGTACGCCTGTACCGATGCCAAGAATCATATACCCTACCTGTGATACCGCATGGAATGATAACAAGCGCATCGCCTCTTTTTGCACAAGTGCCATCATAACGGCAAAGATAATCGTTATTGCACCAATAACCATCAAGGTCATTCTTATCGGCATTGACTGAGTTATGTCAAATATATAATAAGAAATCCTGACGAGAAAATATATACCTAATAGTTTATCAAGACTCGCTGGAATAAACGCCATCGTTGAAGCAGGTACAACCTTTGCTGCCTCCGGAATCCAGGTATGCAATGGCATCGCACCTGCCTTGGCAAGGGCACCGACAAGAAGCAAAATATAGGCGGTGATTAAAACACCACTATTAAGCCCAAGTAAAGGCTCGGCAGGAAAGTTTGCATTACCGACAACCGAATAAACAATGATTATCCCCAGCATCAAAATGAAGTCCGAAACTCCCACAATCGTCAATGCCTTCCTTGCCGCTAATACACTGTATTTTTTACCGACGAGTAAAATACCATAGAGGGAAAAAACGAGCATATTCCAGAATATCAGCATCAATATCAAATTCCCGCTGAGGACCACACCGTTAGCCCCGGAAAGTGTTAATCCAAGGTATAATTGATAGACCTCCTCTCCATGCATCTTCTTCATCGTAATCTCTGAATAGAGTAAAATCAAAAATGCAAAAAACGAATTAAACAGGAGGATAAATCTTGTGAGATTATCGACATAAATGCGGAAATCAATTCCCGGGATGCTGGCAATGTTATATGAGAAATATTGATTCTGAAAGAGCAGGTAAATCCTCAGAGAAAGATAGAAGGTGATGACAAATCCAAGGAAACCCATTATTTTGCGAAGGCGTTTTATCAAAAAGCCGAGCAATCCACACATCACCGGGAGGAGTAAGATATAATAAAGTTCACTCATTAGATGCCTCCGAGATAGGTTAAAATTTCATAAAAAAAGATTCCCAGAACAAGGGAAAGCAATGTTAGAACAAAGACCACCCCGATTTCAACAACCCCCGGCTTCCTTTCCATCTTCACCATCATAAGGTCACATTTCTCCCCATAGAATAATTCATGATAAAAGCGGTCACTGTATAAAAGAGTAAATATTGCTACTGCAATCGCAAAGAATCCAAAAAGAATGTTCTTCTGCACCGCACCAATTACAACCATCAGTTTGGCGAAAAAGCCGATCATTGGGAAGAAACCCACTAATGAACTAAACAACAATGCCATATTGACTGTGAGGACCGGTGAGACCTTGAGCATACAGGAAATATTTTTGATATTTGCCTCGCCGGTAACATCTTCAATCGTGCCTGTGCCGTAAAAGAGACCAGATTTTGCCAGGGCATGGGCTAAAATATAGATGATCGCACCGTATTTTCCAAAATAACCACCAGCAGCAAATCCCAAGAGGATAAAACCAATTTGGCTTATCGTGGAATAGGCGAGTAGATACCGCAACCGATTGGTGATGTAAGCCGAACCGCCGGCAATTAAACTGGAAATGACCGCCAGATAACCAATAACCAAAAAATAGTTCACTGGTATCGCAGGATTATCGACAAAAAGCCGGTAAAACAATATTAAACCAAGATTTTCAGCAATCCCGGCGAGCGAGCCACCAATGGCAGAAGGAATCGCAGCGTAGGCAGGTATCAACCAAAAATGCAGTGGCAGAATCACTGATTTGGCAAAAATCCCAATGGTGAGCAAGACAATCGCCGGAATACTAAAGTTTTTTATTTCGGAGATTAAAAAAGAATTATTATCAAGATACAAGATACCAATTCCGATAAGCATCAATCCGGCAGCCAATAGGTTGGTGATGAATACCACATTGCCTGCCTCAATCTGTTCATTCCGGCGATAGTAAACAACTGCCCGCCATACTCCAAGGGTTGAAAGTTCCCAGCAGAGATACATCCATAATAAGTTGGTGGTGAGTGCCACCCCGATACCTGAAAGCACAATTAATAGCAGCATTAAGTAATATTCTAACCTGTGCCCTTTCTGCCTTATCGTACCCAAAGCATAGAGGAAAGACATAAAACCAATGAACAAAAAGCTAACTGCCAGAAAAATGCCGATTTTATCAGTTATCAAACCAAATTCCGCCATGAACTACCTCTTTTCATCTTCGATATTTTCTTCTTAGTTCTTCCGTCTTCATATAAGATAGTTTAAGCAAATCCTTGCCCGTATATTTCTTTTTACCATTTTCATAAACAGCCGTTCGCTCAGTACAACAATAGCACGGATCAACCGCAGCCAAAATTAGAGCCGCATCAGCAATTGAATAACCTTTAACCGCCGCAACATTTGAAGCAATGTTCATATAACTCGGCGCCCGAATTTTATGACGCACAGGCATGTTTGAACCATCAGAACGCACATAGTGGAAGACCTCACCCCGAGGGGCCTCATGACGACCAATCCCTTCCCCGGGTGGTATTTCCTCAATCTTTGTTTCAATTGGACCCTCTGGCATATTTTTGAGACACTGACGCACAATCTTTATTGATTCAAAACACTCCAACAATCTCACTTTTGCCTTTGCGAGAACATCCCCTTCTTCAAATACTACGATATTCCAGTCTACTTTATCATAGGCATCGTATGGATCATCTTTACGGACATCAATAGCCACACCCGAACCTCGGGCAGTCGGACCCAATACTCCATAGGCGATCGCATCCTCTTTTTTCAAAATTCCCACCCCTTCAAGTCTCGCTCGAATCACCGGATCGTCAAGAATTGCCTTTGTAAACATTGCTGTTTTCTCTTCAATCAAATTCAAATATTCTTCAATCTTTGGATAGTCTTCAGGCAGTATATCCCTTCTTGCGCCACCAATCTTGTTTATTGCATAATGGTTGCGATTGCCCATGATAAGTTCAAATAAATCAAGCAAGGGTTCGCGATAACGCCACACCCACATCCAGACTGTATTATAACCAATGAAATGACCAGCAAGACCAAGCCATAGGTAATGGGAGTGTATTCTCTCCAGTTCGCCAATAATCGTTCTAATATACTGAGCCCGGGGCGGCGGTTTGATACCGCAGATATCCTCAACTGCCAGGCAATAGGCATAAGGGTGGGAATCAGAACAGATCCCGCATATTCGCTCCACAAGAAATGGGACCTGGTCAAAGGTCATGGTCTGGGCAATATACTCGTGACCACGATGGTTGTAACCGAGATTTATTTCTAAATCAACCACCTTCTCACCCTCAACAATCAGTTTGAAAAATTCAGGTTCTTCCTGAAGGGGATGATAGGGTCCGATAGGCACCACCCGATATTTCGGATTTCGGATTTCGAATTTCGAATTTATCTCACTCATAGTCTCTCCTCAATGGATATGTCCCTTCGGGCCAATCATCTGAAGTTAAAAGTGGAATGAGATTTGGATGGCCGATAAAATCAACCCCAAGCAATTCGTGAATCTCTCTTTCAATCCAGTTGGCGGCGGGGAGAAAATCAGCAAGACTCTTAATCTTTGGGTCATCTTTAGGGACGACTGTTTTGATATTATAGTATGTGCCGCTTGGGTCATGAGAAAAATGATATAATATTTCTATCCCTGCATGGGTGTCAATCCCGGTAGCAATGGATAATCGGCAACCCAAATCATAAAAGAGATATCGAGCAAAATCATAAACGCGATCCCGATTTATTCGGATATAAGTCCGCCTTGGAGAATGGATTTTAATTTCAACCCCCGGGAATTTGTTCTTTATCTCATTTAATATCGCCTCGGAATATTCCTTCTTCATATACTCCCCTTACGCTCTTTTACCATACCCATAATTCGCTTTCCAGCCATATCTGCACACTTCATTTCAATCTCTGCAAAGCCTTTACCACCCCCATAATTATCGCTTCCGGTTTCGGAGGACAACCTGGGATATAGACATCAATCGGCAGATGCTTATCATAAGGACCGACGACATTATAAGATTTTTCAAACATATGACAATGACAGGTGCAGGTTCCAACACCAATCACCAAACAAGGTTTAGGGGTTTCTTCATAAACCCGTAATACCCTTGGTAAACTCTTTCTATTTAGAACCCCTGTTACGAGTAAGGCATCGGCATGTCGGGGTGAACCGACAAGGACGATCCCAAATCTTTCCACATCCCATCTTGGGGTCAAAACATCCAAAATTTCAATATCACAATTATTACAGGAAGCAGCCGCAACATGAAAAACCCAGGGCGATTTTTTTAATCCCCAGAGTTTGAAATTTCCCATCCCTCGCCTCCTTTTCAAAAACCCTTTAACGCCAGTACCACACCGACTATTGCTAAAATTCCCATAAACAGCCAGAAAAATTTTAAAGTTTGGTCAATGCGCAATCGGGGATTTGTATTTTTTATCAAAATTACCAAACCCAGGATTAATAGAAATTTCAAAATTGCCCACCAGTCCCCAATGCCACCCCATAAAAGCGAAATCATAAATAGGGGTAAAAGAAAGAGCATCATCGCCCGGGTGATTTTGTAAAGTCCGAGCGCGACGCCTGAATATTCGATATAAGGTCCAGCCATGATTTCTTGTTCTGCCTCGGGAATGTCAAATGGTACAAAACCAAGTTTTGCCTGGATAACGAATAAAAATATCAATCCGAAGATAATGCCCGAGATTGAATAAAGAAATGGACCATGCATCTGCTGATATTGGATTATATCGCCAAACTTTATTGTGCCCCCGGCTTTTAAAACAATTCCGGCAAGGGTGATTAAAAATGGCAACTCATATGCGAAATACTGTGTCATCTCCCTTGAAGCACCAACGCTCGCTAGGGGATTGCGCGAAGCTGAACCACCGATGATAACTCCGATTGGCGGTAGA
Proteins encoded in this region:
- a CDS encoding four helix bundle protein; translated protein: MSEKPINVNREPFTDYKNFVFDFEKLDVYQLALDFVDEVFEITSKIPWQLQSSLGDNFRRTALSIVSNIAEGSGKISNREKKHYYKITLTSDRECIPMITLLKRRKLISQNIYENLREICIRISPMLIKLEQSVNGKRSTVKGTHNYDVGQRSAVNGRRYNKED
- a CDS encoding MnhB domain-containing protein is translated as MSLIVRRITNLVSGFIFMYGIYIILHGHLTPGGGFAGGVIVSGALILRVLSFGSAAEKEKRLSTIGSVFESIGALLFWGAAFTGLLVAGVFFLNEPIFGLGKPLHLFSAGLIPICNIAIGIKVSVGLLSIFLALAALKYIMED
- the mbhE gene encoding hydrogen gas-evolving membrane-bound hydrogenase subunit E, producing MIEIYLFLVFMIIAAIIAIEIKDLLAAAIAVGAVGFSVAILFILLQAPDLAIVQIVVEILTVIIFVAVIFRTTDIDETVNKKFTPAQISGLVFYGFFVILFIIIIERIFSSLPPFGSPIMKVASEYIKLGLPKVGGANIVADVILDFRGLDTLGEATVLFTSVIGVLAVMRKTGRK
- a CDS encoding complex I subunit 5 family protein, encoding MSELYYILLLPVMCGLLGFLIKRLRKIMGFLGFVITFYLSLRIYLLFQNQYFSYNIASIPGIDFRIYVDNLTRFILLFNSFFAFLILLYSEITMKKMHGEEVYQLYLGLTLSGANGVVLSGNLILMLIFWNMLVFSLYGILLVGKKYSVLAARKALTIVGVSDFILMLGIIIVYSVVGNANFPAEPLLGLNSGVLITAYILLLVGALAKAGAMPLHTWIPEAAKVVPASTMAFIPASLDKLLGIYFLVRISYYIFDITQSMPIRMTLMVIGAITIIFAVMMALVQKEAMRLLSFHAVSQVGYMILGIGTGVPVAVAGGLFHMINNVIYKACLFLSAGSVEYRARTTELDHLGGLGTRMPLTAFCFIVAAFAISGVPPFNGFYSKWMVYQGIIELNKETNLWIIFLVAAMFGSVLTLASFLKMIHSLFLGERPMEFDKVREVRFEMVTPTLILAFLCIIFGIFAEQIPLSRLIYPALPFLKIAPIGFWSAGLTTILMITGIGIGLIIFIFGTALRPRKGKIFVGGEVLDTEEARITGPNFYSSVHQIDMLEKTYKFGEEGAFDFYNYLRGVSGGFSVLFREVINKFFVITYQALSRIVVALGSIFSAIHTGELQGYIGWIFLGLLIILLLLGVR
- a CDS encoding complex I subunit 5 family protein, giving the protein MAEFGLITDKIGIFLAVSFLFIGFMSFLYALGTIRQKGHRLEYYLMLLLIVLSGIGVALTTNLLWMYLCWELSTLGVWRAVVYYRRNEQIEAGNVVFITNLLAAGLMLIGIGILYLDNNSFLISEIKNFSIPAIVLLTIGIFAKSVILPLHFWLIPAYAAIPSAIGGSLAGIAENLGLILFYRLFVDNPAIPVNYFLVIGYLAVISSLIAGGSAYITNRLRYLLAYSTISQIGFILLGFAAGGYFGKYGAIIYILAHALAKSGLFYGTGTIEDVTGEANIKNISCMLKVSPVLTVNMALLFSSLVGFFPMIGFFAKLMVVIGAVQKNILFGFFAIAVAIFTLLYSDRFYHELFYGEKCDLMMVKMERKPGVVEIGVVFVLTLLSLVLGIFFYEILTYLGGI
- a CDS encoding nickel-dependent hydrogenase large subunit, with the translated sequence MSEINSKFEIRNPKYRVVPIGPYHPLQEEPEFFKLIVEGEKVVDLEINLGYNHRGHEYIAQTMTFDQVPFLVERICGICSDSHPYAYCLAVEDICGIKPPPRAQYIRTIIGELERIHSHYLWLGLAGHFIGYNTVWMWVWRYREPLLDLFELIMGNRNHYAINKIGGARRDILPEDYPKIEEYLNLIEEKTAMFTKAILDDPVIRARLEGVGILKKEDAIAYGVLGPTARGSGVAIDVRKDDPYDAYDKVDWNIVVFEEGDVLAKAKVRLLECFESIKIVRQCLKNMPEGPIETKIEEIPPGEGIGRHEAPRGEVFHYVRSDGSNMPVRHKIRAPSYMNIASNVAAVKGYSIADAALILAAVDPCYCCTERTAVYENGKKKYTGKDLLKLSYMKTEELRRKYRR